Proteins encoded in a region of the Pelmatolapia mariae isolate MD_Pm_ZW linkage group LG16_19, Pm_UMD_F_2, whole genome shotgun sequence genome:
- the tfcp2l1 gene encoding transcription factor CP2-like protein 1, protein MLFCHPQPESYHQHSASYIREALAPFLKNEEARLMAENGAKRTPFQYILCAATSPAVKLQEEALTYLNQGQSYEIRMLNRKLVEYTDISSKYVKSIVRVVFHDRRLQYMEHQQLEGWRWNRPGDRILDIDIPLSVGILEPRSDPLHLNTIEFLWDPLKNASVFIQVNCISTEFTPRKHGGEKGVPFRIQVDTYTTNEHGEYVEHVHSSSCQVKVFKPKGADRKLKTDREKIDKKTPQDREKYQPSHDTTLLKECSPWPDALNLTSHSTSSTPSPIYHSSPTSCTFTEGNCSPNQQGELFMPGCSDHLLPSSSPQDTQQWLHRHRFSPFSRLFTSFSGADLLRMTREDLIQICGPADGIRLFNTMKGRCVQPRLTIYVCQQQARNQPPIKPGCGEIYHALYLEELTLLDLSEKIATLYNITPQQITQIYRQKPTGIHILVSDEMVQNLREETSFIISTIRDENTDGYHVVLK, encoded by the exons ATGCTGTTCTGCCATCCCCAGCCTGAGTCCTACCACCAGCACTCTGCTAGTTACATTAG AGAGGCGTTGGCACCTTTCTTAAAGAACGAAGAAGCTCGGCTCATGGCTGAAAATGGTGCCAAAAGGACCCCGTTCCAGTACATTCTGTGCGCAGCCACTTCACCGGCTGTGAAGCTGCAAGAGGAAGCGCTCACTTATCTCAACCAAG gTCAGTCCTACGAAATCCGTATGCTTAACAGAAAACTAGTGGAGTATACAGATATAAGCAGCAAATATGTGAAG AGCATTGTGCGCGTGGTTTTCCATGACCGTCGACTGCAGTACATGGAGCACCAGCAGCTGGAGGGATGGAGGTGGAACAGACCTGGAGATCGAATCCTGGACATAG ATATCCCTCTGTCAGTGGGGATCCTGGAGCCTCGTTCAGACCCTCTGCACCTCAACACCATCGAATTCCTCTGGGATCCCCTGAAGAACGCTTCTGTTTTCATCCAG GTCAACTGCATCAGCACCGAGTTCACCCCCCGGAAGCACGGCGGGGAGAAAGGGGTGCCCTTCCGAATCCAGGTGGACACTTACACCACCAATGAACACGGAGAATACGTCGAGCATGTCCACTCATCCAGCTGCCAGGTCAAAGTCTTTAAG CCTAAAGGAGCTGATCGCAAACTGAAGACAGATCGGGAAAAGATTGATAAAAAGACCCCTCAAGATAGAGAAAAGTATCAGCCATCCCATGACACTACCCTGCTGAAAGAG TGCTCACCGTGGCCCGATGCCTTAAATCTAACCAGCCACAGCACCAGCAGCACACCTTCACCAATTTACCACAGCTCACCAACCTCCTGCACTTTCACTGAGGG CAACTGTTCTCCAAACCAGCAGGGGGAGCTGTTCATGCCTGGCTGCTCTGAT CACCTTCTGCCGTCGTCCTCGCCGCAGGACACTCAGCAGTGGCTGCACCGTCACAGGTTCTCGCCTTTCTCAAGGCTCTTCACCAGCTTCTCAG GTGCTGATCTCCTGAGGATGACCAGAGAGGATCTGATCCAGATCTGTGGGCCAGCAGATGGCATCCGCCTCTTTAACACGATGAAGGGAAG GTGTGTACAGCCCCGTCTTACCATCTATGTGTGTCAGCAGCAGGCCAGAAATCAACCTCCCATCAAACCAGGCTGTGGAGAAA TCTACCACGCTCTGTACCTGGAAGAGCTGACACTGCTGGACCTGTCTGAAAAGATCGCTACACTGTACAACATCACTCCACAACAGATCACACAAATCTACAGACAGAAACCCACCGGGATCCACATCTTAGTCTCAGATGAG ATGGTGCAGAACCTCAGGGAAGAAACCAGTTTCATCATCAGCACCATACGAG ATGAAAACACTGATGGTTACCACGTTGTGTTAAAATGA